The Scleropages formosus chromosome 20, fSclFor1.1, whole genome shotgun sequence genomic interval CTCTCAGGCTGTCCCTTCGCTCCAATggcctcctcctctcccctgcATGTGTGGTGAATTGATCAGTGCCCATCTCCTCTCTACAGTCCACCTTTCGGGAGGAGCGGCAGAGAGCTTTGCGGAAGCCCCGCTTGAAGTTGTCTGAGAGGAAGCCGTAGAGGATTGGGTTGGCGCAGCTGTTGGCATAGGAGAGCACTACTACAAAGTAGTACAACCCCCGAAATTCCCCTGGCAGTACCACCAGCAGGTTGACGATGTTCAGGGCATAGAAAGGCAGCCAGCAGAGGACAAATACTGCCACTACGATGATGACCATTCGGGTGACCTTGCGTTCAGACTTCTTCCTCTTGGTTGAAGTAGCACGGACCTTCTTACCTGCACTTCGGACCTTGACCACAATCAACAGGTAGCAGAGGGTGATAACCAGAAGTGGGCCAAAGAATCCAATGGTGGATGTGTAGATGATGAACGTGGCCTTCCATATCTCAGCCGGCTCAGGCCAAATAATATTGCAGGTCCCGCCGTCTTTGACGACATCGGCAAAGATGACGACAGGCAGAACCACAATGAAGGACACTACCCACACGGTCAGGTTAACAGCTTTAGCCACTTGGGGCTTCCGCCACTTGGAAGAGCGGATGGGGTGGACTACAGCCAGGTAGCGGTCGATGCTCATCATGGTCAAACAGAAGATGCTGGTAAACTGGTTAATCCCATCAACAGTCATCACCAGCCGACACATGATTGAGCCAAAAGGCCAGGTGAGGAGTGCATTCTGCACAGCCAGGAATGGCAAGCCCAGCATGAATAGCTCATCAGCGATGGCCAGATTCAGGATGTAGATGTTAGTGACGGATTCGGTTTTGGAGTAGTGTAGGACGATGTGGATGACCAGTGTGTTGCCACCCAGACCAATAACACAGACTGTGATGTAGATTAGTGGAATGAGAACTCCTGCCACACTGGGGCCAAAGCCACCTGCCACACTGGTGGAGTTGAGCAAAGAGATGTTGAGCAAGGTGTCATTCAGGAGGGACTGAGACTGGGAGAAGCTCGTGTAATGGGGAAGGGAGGTGAAGTTTCCCAACGTCTCCGGCATCCCTGAAGGGACGGTGTTAGTGGGAAACACTTCTGGCCTTGGGGAAGACTCCATGGAGGTAGTGGAGAGCAACATGTGATCTTATTCAGCGACTAACCATTTGTCCTGTGGAAGGAAGAAGGAGGCAGCAATTAGAAAGATATCAAAACTTTCAGTAATTATTGTATCATGGTTTTGCATGTCCTCaatcagtgattttttttatacttttacacCAATGATTTAATGCATGGATGCAGAGAGGCTGAGTTTTGAGCATACACTGAAGACCTAATATAAAGTTGCAGTGCTTACAATGCAGCCAAGGGTTGGACCTTGTCTTTTTTCACTGTACTCATGTTCTGTGCTTTTGCTTTGCACATTTCATAATTGACTGGTTGGTTGATGGTGTCAGAAAGTTAAATGTATAAAGTGTAAATGTCATATAACACACTCTCAATTATAACATGATCAGACATCTTGAACTCCAAAATTTGTGCTGTACTGGGTCTACAGGATATTTGGTCATTTAAATACCTAGTGACTGATTCTGACTCTGACTCTGACGCTGCATTGTTAAAGTCTGGATTATTCTCTACAAGTGAGATGAACCATTGctttctaaatgtttttctaGCAAGGCATATAACACAATTAGCTAcgaaaaaacactgaaagcgTTGGCATGCTGTGAGGGTCCCATCTGTGGGCGTTATTGCAAGCTAGGAGGCGAGAAATCCGTATATgtctaaaacattaaaatacattctgaAGACCAGTCTGCTGAAGCACTCTGAGCCAAAAAAACTCACTCATATTCTAACAGCTTCAGCTTTGCTCAGAAAGTACTTCAGAATTAATGTATTCTCAATGCTTGAATGCTCCAAATATTACTTGTATATGAACATGGCCAGTCTTTTGTTTCTAGTTTGTATCAATTTCAACTATCTCCTCTTGGTTCCTGcctttaaattacattttcaatcaaagttaattaatttgtcagtgtttcatGGAAGAAACAAATGCAGTCTTCCTAAAATGTGGAAGTCAAACGCTTTAGACATAGGCATCGGCTAAGTGACAGTTAAAAATACTTAAGATATACAAAATGGACATTGTAACAAAGGGAGAAGCTGAACAAAAGGAGatggattaaaaaaaggaatatgaAACCTCTGAAATGTGACAGTAACAGAAATGAGACTGAATTGCTAAAGATGGAGTAAATAGGTGAAGCATGAAACTCAAAACACCAGCATAGTGTTAAAGCAGGCAGCCGCTCCCAGTTGCCTCTGTTTTACAGTCCTGCATGGCTGTTGACACTGCTGACAAATTAAACACCGTGTATGCCCACACTCCATCAGCACCAGAACCGCTAATAATTGCTATTCTATTACcattgaggccacatgtttctACTGGGGAGGGTGGTGTATGGGGACAGGACGTGGCTGCGAGCTCACGCGATGTAATTATCCGGGAAGCTGCCTCGCCTTTCAGATTTCAGAGCATGAGAGTCTGGGgtgctgaaaataaatgaatttctCCAATTCCCCAACAACGGAGTGTACATCTGGGAGGGGTgtgcggtgcattgtgggactgAGTGCGACTGGATCAGTGAGCCTTCTGAACTATGACTCTAACTGAAAAGAAATCATTATTGGAGCATATAGACATGTACACACTCATTCAAAGCCACACTTGCGATAAGAGATGCATGGACAGAAGGGCATATGCACATTAAAACTGACACAAGTTCATTTGCACAGATTAGTACATGAAcacaggaaaacagaaacacatagACCCATAGGGCTGATCAAATACTGGGAAACTGGGTTCAAGAGAAagttaaatgtaatatatgcacGTGTAtaatttctgtttgtgtggtAGTCCTTCATTTTGTACTTTTAATAACGCATTCTTTTGAATGTCATGTGGGCGTGTTGCTACAGTAATTGTTAGATAACACAGTATGATTTGGAATGGCACGATCAGACCATAATCACACCATCTGGGATCATTTTCAGATGTGCCATTTCGGACTTGTTGGGAATACAGAAAATCTCGTGTGCTCAGGGACTGGATGCAAGGTACAAGGTGACCTTTTTGGATCCACATGTCTCTGAGAGGAGGTGTGACATTAGGTTTTGTAGAACATCTCATCACAGCAGCAGTTTGACACCTTGCCGGTCGATGCCCTGTCCCCCCCAACCCTCCTTTCGAGCACAATTTGGTTTATGCGGCATAGATGTCAGTTTAATCGGTAGGGGCCACAATGCCGAGACTGACAACTTCTCTGTTCCCCTACATGATGTCtgtctttgttctttttgttgcGAGAGGTGAAGAGCTTTTGGGGCTCCAATAAATGTCACTATGGTGACAGGGCTCACAGCGAGTGATCATCCCTTGTCCAGCTCTTGCTGGCAAAATGAATGGACAGCCCAGAGGTTATACATCAGCAGAATACCCAATCAGTGCACGCTGCTGATACTGCTAAGGGGCAGATATAGCGATCGCTTTAGCcacatattttttcctttcagtctTTTCTACCCCCAtttcacagaacacacaaaGATTGCAAGCTCTTTTGTTATGGAAAGCGTTCCATTCGTCTTCAAAGGACATTGATTATACTTTGGAAAATCCTGTTTGGAGCAGGTTTTTACAGCGCAGGAGGCGCCAAAATAGATTTCCACAGAGTCGTATGAGCTCTGAGATGTATAGAcccaaattttaaatttcataccaatttaaaatttcactaGGCCTCCACAACACTAGATGGTACTGTTATTCTCACTGCTATGCCATTTTCACCAAACGATTTATACCTTCACACACCGGGATATTTTTCTGGagtgataaaatattttattcaaagtaaCAAAGACAGGGCTCCACCTTGAGAATGAAAGCACCAAATTTTGTGTTACAAGTCAGTGTCAACCATACTATACTATCTGCTACCCTGTTAATATTCACAGGCATTAAGGCTATGATTTTCCATTTACCTTGTTGTACACAAAAacattatataatatacagaTCTTATAAATCTGATAGTAACCAGCAGAACTCTTTGTATGAATTATATATTGTAGCGATAGAAGAGAAGAAGGGTGGTCACTTGAGTGCTTGAGTTTGATGTTTAATTTATGACCTGGCTTGAAATTTTTGGAAATTGTCATGTGGAAAAATCAAGGTAGCTTCACTGGCATGTAAAAGATGCAAGGGGCGAAGTAGGTAGTTGTTTACATGATTTTTCATGTATTCAGCCTGACTGATGGACAGTTCTTAAGGGCTAATTGGATTGCAAATGACCTTGACACTTCGCTGTTGATTGTTTTGAGGTTCTGGCTATGttgacaaaacactgaaaaggtcaACAGCCAAGTGTCAGCTGGGTtcccactgaaaaaaaaagaaaatcttgaTATCAGCTAAGTGTCATATTATATCTCTTTTAAGGCTTTGACTTATGAATAAATTGACttacttttaaaatttctttttttgtctgaagAGGCTACTGTATGTTTATGGCTTTATGTCAGAAAGTTCATCTCCCGTCAGATGCCATTAAGAGGCAAGAGTTTAATTTCATGGGGGGTGCTGTTATTGCCTGAAAAGGGTACATAGCTGTTTCTGCAAGAAGTATATGTGTAACCAAACTATACTTCATTAGCACTCACCACTGGATGTGTTTTTAGTGGCTTGTTTAGGTGTTAATTTCATTTGT includes:
- the LOC108930675 gene encoding somatostatin receptor type 5-like, yielding MLLSTTSMESSPRPEVFPTNTVPSGMPETLGNFTSLPHYTSFSQSQSLLNDTLLNISLLNSTSVAGGFGPSVAGVLIPLIYITVCVIGLGGNTLVIHIVLHYSKTESVTNIYILNLAIADELFMLGLPFLAVQNALLTWPFGSIMCRLVMTVDGINQFTSIFCLTMMSIDRYLAVVHPIRSSKWRKPQVAKAVNLTVWVVSFIVVLPVVIFADVVKDGGTCNIIWPEPAEIWKATFIIYTSTIGFFGPLLVITLCYLLIVVKVRSAGKKVRATSTKRKKSERKVTRMVIIVVAVFVLCWLPFYALNIVNLLVVLPGEFRGLYYFVVVLSYANSCANPILYGFLSDNFKRGFRKALCRSSRKVDCREEMGTDQFTTHAGERRRPLERRDSLRETTALDEDDREEATEMTEICRITQNGNSSTEPESCRNLFLHRAKAEGNSRLPSPDQRVKPGEGPGTGSAYCPVNNIPLMLNGAKNGSFKTLPEEPVEKNTLLEISYL